From one Burkholderia latens genomic stretch:
- a CDS encoding SDR family oxidoreductase, giving the protein MQSTKQTADAPVVLVTGAARRAGRAFAEYFAAHGYRTAVHYDRSADAAHAAAHAIAERGPDSAALRADLSDAAQITALINEVYARFGRLDVLVNNASVFWQDHFPSFDLAAFDQAWAVNCRAPIVLTRAFYERARAAGTQGVVVNVVDQKIKENFHRDHFSYTVAKAALGNLTQMLALSSAPVLRVNAVFPGLMLPSDDQTQADFEHASRASTPLARIAGPDDVASAILLLTGSAYNGVDFVVDAGQNLIRVDQDVLYKHRSPDGKH; this is encoded by the coding sequence ATGCAGTCCACGAAGCAAACGGCGGACGCGCCGGTCGTGCTCGTGACCGGCGCCGCGCGCCGGGCCGGGCGCGCGTTCGCCGAGTATTTCGCCGCGCACGGCTATCGCACCGCGGTGCACTACGATCGCTCGGCCGATGCCGCGCACGCGGCGGCACACGCGATTGCCGAGCGCGGGCCCGATTCGGCCGCACTGCGGGCCGACCTGTCCGACGCCGCGCAAATCACCGCGCTGATCAATGAAGTCTATGCGCGCTTCGGCCGTCTCGACGTACTGGTCAACAATGCGTCGGTGTTCTGGCAGGACCATTTCCCGAGCTTCGATCTGGCAGCGTTCGACCAGGCGTGGGCAGTCAACTGCCGCGCGCCGATCGTGCTCACGCGTGCATTCTACGAACGGGCGCGCGCGGCCGGCACGCAGGGTGTCGTCGTCAACGTGGTCGACCAGAAGATCAAGGAAAACTTCCACCGCGACCACTTCAGCTACACGGTCGCAAAGGCCGCGCTCGGCAACCTCACGCAGATGCTGGCACTGTCGTCCGCACCGGTATTGCGCGTGAATGCGGTGTTCCCCGGGCTGATGCTGCCAAGCGACGACCAGACGCAGGCCGACTTCGAACACGCGAGCCGCGCCTCGACGCCGCTCGCGCGCATCGCGGGGCCCGACGACGTCGCGAGCGCGATCCTGCTGCTGACGGGCAGTGCGTACAACGGCGTCGATTTCGTTGTCGATGCGGGGCAGAATCTGATTCGTGTCGACCAGGACGTGCTGTACAAGCATCGTTCGCCGGAC